A single Lolium perenne isolate Kyuss_39 chromosome 6, Kyuss_2.0, whole genome shotgun sequence DNA region contains:
- the LOC127309357 gene encoding uncharacterized protein: MSRKRRDPHLANAEWRATDVDIVLWIYTTISDELQDVILQADNTAYTAWQALQHFFTENAAGREIHLDKEFHNIKQGDMGVIAYCRKLKSIADQLGDVGAPVTDKKLTMRLIDGLAKRFRTQGELLAGGTTFPTFMQAQSRLQLAEQKLKSDEAETPQVMHVNGNNGGTGGNGAPSYRFNGTCYTCGELGHMARNCTRGDRGGGYQAQGGGQQFNGRGGGTQQYSHQTYDTPPPYGRGRGRGRGRGRGDYGGRGAYNPGFGYHNSSYGYGGPPPAQQHRQHTRAPPNAAGVLGPRPGAHTQVYHMYQNPAPPQPQPVFAPPPAASYDYSAMFNAAPSNSTNFHPGGDWVMDTDATTHVTNRILPRLILLQTLILAVLLLAMGRLCLSTLLAPQLSHPAPSSLIMSLFLLPSLNLLFLFASFLVTTPVPLSLALMAFL; the protein is encoded by the coding sequence ATGTCGAGGAAGAGACGGGATCCACACCTCGCCAATGCGGAGTGGCGCGCCACCGATGTCGACATTGTTCTCTGGATCTACACCACCATCTCTGATGAACTTCAAGATGTCATTCTCCAGGCCGACAACACCGCCTACACCGCGTGGCAAGCTCTCCAGCACTTCTTCACCGAGAACGCCGCTGGCCGTGAGATCCACCTCGACAAAGAGTTCCACAACATCAAGCAAGGCGACATGGGAGTGATCGCCTACTGCCGCAAGCTCAAGAGCATCGCTGACCAGCTCGGCGACGTCGGCGCCCCCGTCACCGACAAAAAGCTCACCATGCGCCTCATCGACGGGCTCGCCAAGCGTTTCAGGACCCAGGGTGAGCTACTAGCGGGAGGCACCACCTTCCCCACGTTTATGCAGGCACAATCTCGTCTGCAACTCGCGGAGCAGAAGCTGAAGTCCGATGAGGCTGAGACGCCCCAGGTCATGCACGTCAACGGCAACAACGGCGGTACCGGCGGGAACGGCGCTCCTTCGTACCGCTTCAACGGCACCTGCTACACGTGTGGTGAACTGGGCCACATGGCTCGCAACTGCACACGTGGAGATCGCGGCGGTGGGTACCAGGCACAAGGCGGCGGGCAACAGTTTAACGGCCGTGGCGGCGGCACTCAACAGTACAGCCATCAGACGTACGACACACCTCCTCCCTACGGGCGAGGGCGCGGTCGCGGTCGCGGTCGTGGGCGCGGTGACTACGGCGGCCGTGGCGCCTACAACCCTGGGTTCGGCTACCACAACTCCTCGTACGGCTACGGTGGGCCCCCTCCTGCACAACAGCATCGTCAGCACACCCGGGCGCCGCCAAACGCCGCCGGCGTCCTCGGACCCCGCCCGGGCGCCCACACCCAGGTGTACCACATGTACCAGAATCCGGCTCCACCTCAGCCGCAGCCCGTGTTCGCGCCTCCTCCAGCTGCCTCCTACGACTACTCCGCCATGTTCAACGCTGCACCAAGCAACTCCACCAACTTCCATCCCGGCGGCGACTGGGTGATGGACACCGACGCCACCACGCATGTCACCAACAGAATCTTACCTCGTCTCATTCTTTTGCAAACGTTAATTCTAGCAGTATTGTTGTTGGCAATGGGACGACTATGCCTATCTACTCTGTTGGCTCCACAACTCTCCCACCCCGCTCCTTCCTCCTTGATCATGTCCTTGTTTCTCCTGCCGTCATTAAATCTCTTATTTCTGTTCGCAAGTTTTCTCGTGACAACTCCTGTTCCATTGAGTTTGGCCCTTATGGCTTTTCTGTGA